In Aureibaculum algae, the following are encoded in one genomic region:
- a CDS encoding precorrin-2 dehydrogenase/sirohydrochlorin ferrochelatase family protein: MLGDKNELYPIFLKVNQLNIIIIGGGEVALEKLSFLLKSSPNAKVGLIALDFSPELLALAKKHDILTMQRPYTQNILHKQHIVIAATNNKDVNAEIYRDAKQKQLLVNVADTPELCDFYLGGIVTKGNVKIAISTNGKSPTVAKRLRQFFEEVIPDDINVMVGNLNSFRKTIKGTFKSKVDALNKLTETLLIKN; encoded by the coding sequence ATGTTAGGAGATAAAAATGAATTGTATCCAATATTTTTAAAAGTAAATCAACTCAATATAATCATTATTGGAGGAGGCGAGGTTGCACTTGAAAAACTTTCTTTTTTATTAAAATCGAGTCCAAATGCAAAAGTAGGATTAATAGCATTAGACTTTTCTCCTGAGCTATTAGCATTAGCAAAAAAGCATGATATATTAACGATGCAAAGACCTTACACGCAAAACATTTTACACAAGCAACATATTGTTATTGCCGCCACAAATAATAAAGATGTAAATGCTGAAATTTATAGGGACGCAAAACAAAAACAATTATTAGTCAATGTAGCAGATACACCTGAATTGTGTGATTTTTATCTGGGTGGAATTGTTACCAAGGGTAATGTAAAGATTGCAATTTCAACCAATGGAAAATCGCCAACAGTAGCTAAAAGATTACGTCAATTTTTCGAAGAAGTAATTCCAGATGATATTAACGTAATGGTGGGTAATTTAAATTCATTTAGAAAGACTATTAAAGGAACTTTTAAGTCAAAAGTAGATGCCTTAAATAAGCTTACAGAAACCTTATTAATTAAAAATTAA
- the cobA gene encoding uroporphyrinogen-III C-methyltransferase — translation MSLKTPKLTVVGAGPGDPELITLKAIKAIQAADVIMYDALINVALLEYASAGVEKIFVGKRKGCYRYQQEQINEIIVNRAKSDGHVVRLKGGDPYIFGRGSEEIEYAQQFGLETAVVPGISSAMAVPAYQGIPLTKRGASESFWVITGTTKSHQISTDVALAAKSSATVVILMGMGKLGEIVTLFSAENKQKTPVAIIQNGTTENEKCGFGTIETISEVVKEKQLSSPAIIVIGDVVNQRNILDKVQQEVQIKQEVC, via the coding sequence ATGAGTTTAAAAACACCAAAATTAACTGTTGTAGGTGCTGGTCCTGGAGATCCAGAACTAATTACGTTAAAGGCAATTAAAGCAATACAAGCTGCTGATGTTATTATGTATGATGCACTTATTAATGTAGCACTTTTGGAATATGCATCTGCTGGTGTTGAAAAAATATTTGTAGGCAAACGAAAAGGATGTTATCGTTATCAGCAAGAGCAAATCAATGAAATTATCGTGAATAGAGCGAAATCTGACGGACATGTAGTCCGATTAAAAGGTGGTGATCCTTACATATTTGGTAGAGGTTCTGAAGAAATAGAATATGCTCAACAATTTGGTTTAGAAACTGCTGTGGTACCCGGAATTTCCTCAGCAATGGCGGTACCTGCTTATCAAGGTATTCCTTTGACCAAAAGAGGAGCGTCTGAGAGTTTTTGGGTAATTACAGGTACTACAAAATCTCATCAAATATCTACCGATGTTGCGTTGGCAGCAAAATCATCTGCAACCGTCGTTATTTTGATGGGTATGGGTAAACTAGGTGAAATTGTCACTTTGTTCTCTGCTGAGAATAAGCAAAAAACACCAGTAGCTATTATCCAGAATGGTACAACTGAAAATGAAAAATGCGGTTTTGGAACTATTGAAACGATCAGTGAAGTGGTAAAAGAAAAACAACTGTCATCTCCAGCTATTATAGTTATTGGTGACGTGGTAAATCAAAGAAATATTTTAGATAAAGTTCAACAAGAAGTTCAAATAAAACAAGAGGTATGTTAG
- a CDS encoding HEPN domain-containing protein: MQSFRTELENPVVEKDIIELANKIELFHNGKIDEEKFRSLRLARGVYGQRQAGVQMIRIKIPFGKLKSNQLRRISAVSDEYSRGRLHITTRQDIQIHYVDLDRTPELWAELEKDEVTVREACGNVVRNVTASETAGIDINEPFDVSPYADAIYKFFLRNPICQEMGRKFKVSFSSTDEDTGLSYLHDIGYIAKIKNGVRGFKVVVAGGLGSQPRHADVLYDFVASDKIIPIMEGVLRVFDRYGERKSRAKARMKFLLKDIGLDAFKELIAQEQKAIEFKSIAIDADRYVASKPVSVEAPEVEIKDQDAFNLWKSTNLIRQKQEGYVAIGIKVLLGDFYTDKARLLADLVDTYAAGEIRLTLRQNIVIPFVKEDLVPFFYQELEKLGFVEAGYNKAIDITACPGTDTCNLGIASSTGIAVELERMLKAEYPQYLKNEDLVIKISGCMNACGQHNMANIGFQGMTVRTPDKLIAPALQVLLGGGNLGNGNGAFADKVVKVPSKRGPEALRRILNDFEANANGKQFVDYYKEKGEKYFYDFLNDLQDVDNLVQSDFIDWGEEEKYLKEIGIGECAGVVIDLIATLFLESEEKIENAEEAFDNQVYSSAIYHAYSSLVNSAKAMLLAENKKTNTHAGIIAQFDEFFVESDRIVLGTSFSDLIYQINKFPPTKDFATKYIENSNQFLNKVRAYREAQKQLEAKAV; this comes from the coding sequence ATGCAAAGTTTTAGAACAGAATTAGAAAATCCAGTTGTTGAAAAAGATATCATAGAATTAGCGAATAAAATTGAGCTATTTCATAATGGTAAAATTGATGAAGAAAAATTTAGAAGTCTTCGCTTAGCACGTGGTGTTTACGGTCAGCGACAAGCAGGTGTTCAAATGATTCGTATTAAAATACCTTTCGGTAAATTAAAGAGCAATCAGTTACGCAGAATTTCGGCAGTATCTGATGAATATTCTCGTGGACGTTTACATATTACGACACGTCAAGATATTCAAATTCATTATGTTGATTTAGATAGAACTCCAGAGTTATGGGCTGAATTAGAAAAAGATGAAGTTACAGTTCGAGAAGCTTGTGGTAATGTTGTTAGAAATGTAACAGCATCTGAAACAGCTGGAATAGATATTAACGAACCTTTTGATGTGTCGCCATATGCTGATGCCATTTATAAATTCTTTTTACGTAACCCAATTTGTCAAGAAATGGGGCGTAAATTTAAAGTGTCTTTCTCATCTACAGATGAAGATACGGGGTTATCTTACCTTCATGATATAGGTTACATTGCTAAAATTAAAAATGGTGTTCGCGGTTTTAAAGTTGTTGTGGCTGGAGGTTTAGGTTCTCAACCACGTCATGCTGATGTATTATATGATTTTGTTGCTTCTGATAAAATTATTCCAATCATGGAAGGTGTTTTAAGAGTTTTTGATCGTTACGGTGAGCGTAAGAGTAGAGCCAAAGCGAGGATGAAATTCTTATTAAAAGATATCGGTTTAGATGCTTTTAAAGAGCTTATTGCTCAAGAGCAAAAGGCAATTGAGTTTAAAAGTATTGCTATTGATGCAGATCGTTATGTGGCTTCAAAACCAGTTTCGGTAGAAGCACCTGAAGTAGAAATTAAGGATCAAGACGCATTCAATTTATGGAAATCTACTAACCTTATTCGTCAAAAGCAAGAAGGTTATGTAGCCATAGGTATCAAAGTGTTATTAGGTGATTTTTATACAGATAAAGCACGGTTATTAGCAGATTTGGTAGACACATATGCCGCTGGTGAAATACGTTTAACATTACGTCAAAATATAGTTATTCCTTTTGTGAAGGAAGATTTAGTTCCCTTTTTCTATCAAGAATTAGAGAAATTAGGATTTGTTGAAGCGGGTTATAATAAGGCCATAGATATTACAGCGTGCCCTGGTACAGATACCTGTAATTTGGGTATTGCAAGTAGTACAGGTATAGCGGTAGAGTTAGAGCGTATGCTTAAAGCTGAATACCCACAGTATTTAAAGAATGAAGATTTAGTCATCAAAATAAGTGGATGTATGAATGCTTGTGGTCAGCATAATATGGCGAATATTGGTTTTCAAGGTATGACCGTAAGAACTCCAGATAAATTAATTGCTCCAGCATTACAAGTATTGTTAGGTGGAGGTAATTTAGGAAACGGTAATGGAGCCTTTGCAGATAAAGTAGTTAAAGTTCCAAGTAAAAGAGGACCAGAAGCACTTAGAAGAATATTAAATGATTTTGAAGCAAATGCTAACGGAAAACAATTTGTTGACTATTATAAAGAGAAAGGTGAAAAGTATTTTTACGATTTCTTAAATGACTTACAAGACGTAGATAATTTAGTTCAATCTGATTTTATTGATTGGGGTGAGGAAGAAAAATACCTTAAAGAGATTGGTATTGGTGAATGTGCAGGTGTTGTTATTGATTTAATTGCTACCCTGTTTTTAGAAAGTGAAGAGAAAATAGAAAATGCAGAAGAAGCATTTGATAATCAAGTATATTCAAGTGCTATTTATCATGCTTATAGTTCATTAGTGAATTCAGCGAAAGCAATGTTGTTAGCTGAAAATAAAAAAACAAATACACATGCTGGCATTATTGCTCAGTTTGATGAGTTTTTTGTTGAAAGTGATAGAATAGTTTTAGGAACGTCTTTTTCTGATTTGATATACCAAATCAATAAATTTCCTCCCACTAAAGATTTTGCTACCAAGTATATTGAAAATTCAAATCAGTTTTTAAATAAAGTTAGAGCGTATAGAGAAGCTCAAAAACAATTAGAAGCGAAAGCTGTATAA
- a CDS encoding sulfate adenylyltransferase subunit 1, which yields MEVLKIATAGSVDDGKSTLIGRILYDTKSLTDDKLEAIEKTSKQKGYDYLDFSLATDGLVAEREQGITIDVAHIYFSTATKSYIIADTPGHVEYTRNMVTGASTSQAAIILIDARKGVIEQTNRHFFINNLLRIKEVVVAINKMDLVDYSEEKYNAIKADFEALMSKRDYQNQKITFVPVSALKGDNVVRKSENMPWYTGPSILDRLEALGKQDIFNVGTPRFPVQFVIRPKTDEFHDFRGYAGKVYGGELSVGDDVVVLPSQTKSKIKDIYFYDKKYQTASRRSSVTITLEDDINVSRGDMIVKAGEIPTIDKQFTAQVCWMDTKELTAGAKYIVQHGVNKVLAKVDTIHHKINPDYSGINEDVLGLGVNDIASVSFKLNKPIFYDAFKNHRTNGSFILIDTQTNNTVGAGFISQN from the coding sequence ATGGAAGTTTTAAAAATAGCAACGGCAGGTAGTGTAGATGATGGTAAAAGTACCTTAATAGGAAGAATACTTTATGATACAAAATCTTTAACAGATGATAAGTTAGAAGCCATTGAAAAAACAAGTAAACAAAAAGGATATGATTATCTTGATTTTTCTTTAGCCACTGATGGTTTAGTTGCAGAAAGAGAACAAGGTATTACCATTGATGTGGCTCATATCTATTTTTCAACGGCTACTAAAAGTTATATTATAGCAGATACTCCAGGTCATGTTGAGTATACTAGAAATATGGTTACAGGTGCGTCAACATCACAAGCGGCAATAATTTTAATTGATGCTAGAAAAGGTGTGATAGAACAAACCAATCGTCATTTTTTTATCAATAACCTTTTAAGAATTAAAGAGGTTGTTGTAGCTATTAATAAAATGGATCTCGTTGATTATTCTGAAGAAAAATACAATGCCATAAAAGCTGATTTTGAAGCATTAATGAGTAAAAGAGATTATCAAAATCAAAAGATAACTTTTGTACCCGTTAGTGCACTTAAAGGTGATAATGTTGTACGTAAGTCAGAAAATATGCCTTGGTATACGGGACCTTCTATTTTAGATCGATTAGAGGCATTGGGTAAACAAGACATTTTTAATGTGGGTACACCTAGGTTTCCAGTACAATTTGTAATTCGTCCTAAGACTGATGAGTTTCATGATTTTAGAGGATATGCAGGTAAAGTATATGGTGGTGAGTTAAGTGTAGGTGATGATGTTGTGGTATTACCATCACAAACAAAATCAAAAATAAAAGACATTTATTTCTATGATAAAAAGTATCAAACAGCCTCAAGAAGGTCTTCAGTAACCATAACATTGGAAGACGATATTAATGTGAGTAGAGGAGATATGATTGTTAAAGCTGGTGAAATACCTACTATTGATAAGCAATTTACGGCTCAAGTATGTTGGATGGATACGAAAGAGTTGACTGCAGGTGCTAAGTATATTGTTCAGCATGGAGTGAATAAAGTATTGGCAAAAGTTGACACTATCCATCATAAAATAAATCCAGATTATTCAGGTATTAATGAAGATGTTTTAGGGTTAGGCGTTAATGATATAGCATCTGTTTCTTTTAAATTAAACAAGCCTATTTTTTACGATGCCTTTAAAAATCATAGAACGAATGGTTCATTTATATTAATTGACACACAAACCAATAATACAGTAGGGGCTGGTTTCATCAGTCAGAATTAA
- the cysD gene encoding sulfate adenylyltransferase subunit CysD yields the protein METIEKIEHIKGTAVINNTASINSLENEAIYIFREVAAQFEKPVLLFSGGKDSITLVRLAQKAFYPAKIPFPLMHIDTGHNFPETIEFRDRLVKELGLELIIRNVQDSIDQGKVKEESGRYSSRNQLQTTTLLDAIEEFKFDACIGGARRDEEKARAKERIFSVRDDFGQWDEKKQRPELFDMLNGEIELGQNVRVFPISNWTELDVWSYIEKEDIEIPSIYFAHTRATFVRDGMIWTADDEVVFRDDNEEVVDRVVRFRTVGDMSCTAAVLSDAADITSVVREIRASTISERGARIDDKRSEAAMEKRKQQGYF from the coding sequence ATGGAGACGATAGAAAAAATAGAACATATAAAAGGTACAGCAGTGATTAATAATACAGCATCAATAAATTCTTTAGAAAATGAAGCAATTTATATTTTTAGAGAAGTAGCAGCACAATTTGAAAAACCTGTGTTATTATTCTCAGGAGGTAAAGATTCAATTACGTTAGTAAGGTTGGCTCAAAAGGCTTTTTATCCTGCTAAAATACCTTTCCCTTTAATGCATATTGATACCGGGCATAACTTTCCGGAAACTATCGAGTTTAGAGATAGGTTGGTTAAGGAATTAGGCCTGGAATTGATTATTAGAAATGTACAAGACTCTATTGATCAAGGTAAGGTAAAAGAAGAATCTGGAAGATATTCAAGTAGAAATCAATTACAAACAACAACGTTGTTAGATGCTATTGAAGAATTTAAATTTGATGCATGTATTGGTGGAGCTAGAAGAGATGAGGAAAAAGCAAGAGCTAAAGAAAGAATATTTTCTGTACGAGATGATTTTGGACAATGGGATGAAAAAAAACAAAGACCAGAATTATTTGACATGTTAAATGGTGAAATTGAATTAGGTCAAAACGTAAGAGTTTTTCCAATTTCAAATTGGACTGAATTAGATGTTTGGTCTTATATAGAAAAAGAAGACATTGAAATTCCATCTATTTATTTTGCTCATACAAGAGCAACTTTTGTAAGAGATGGTATGATTTGGACAGCAGATGATGAAGTCGTATTTAGAGATGATAATGAGGAAGTTGTTGATCGTGTAGTGCGTTTTAGAACAGTTGGTGATATGAGTTGTACCGCAGCAGTACTTTCTGATGCAGCAGATATTACATCTGTTGTTAGAGAAATTAGAGCATCTACAATTTCAGAAAGAGGAGCAAGAATAGATGATAAACGTAGCGAAGCAGCTATGGAAAAACGGAAACAACAAGGGTACTTTTAG
- a CDS encoding phosphoadenosine phosphosulfate reductase domain-containing protein, which produces MELNLEELNKELSAKTPVQIIEWAIAIAKAPVLTTNFRPYEVAILHAVSQVKNDIKVIWCDTGYNTPNTYKHAEELIDKLELNIALYVPKQTSAHRDVVLGIPNVDDAKHKIFTEQVKLEPFKRAMAEHTPDVWFTNLRKGQTAFRDSIDILSQDANGLLKVSPFYHYSDEELDAYLEANSLPNEFKYFDPTKVLENRECGLHS; this is translated from the coding sequence ATGGAATTGAATTTAGAAGAACTTAATAAAGAATTAAGTGCGAAAACACCTGTGCAAATAATTGAATGGGCAATAGCTATAGCAAAAGCACCTGTGCTTACCACAAACTTTAGACCTTATGAAGTTGCAATTTTACATGCAGTATCTCAGGTTAAAAATGATATTAAGGTTATTTGGTGTGATACAGGCTACAATACACCTAATACTTATAAACATGCGGAAGAGCTGATTGATAAATTGGAATTAAATATAGCGTTGTATGTGCCTAAACAAACTTCAGCTCATAGAGATGTTGTTTTAGGTATTCCGAATGTAGACGATGCGAAGCATAAAATATTTACAGAACAAGTAAAATTAGAGCCTTTTAAAAGAGCGATGGCTGAACATACGCCTGACGTGTGGTTTACAAATTTAAGAAAAGGGCAAACTGCGTTTAGAGATAGTATTGATATTTTATCGCAAGATGCGAATGGCTTATTGAAAGTGAGTCCGTTTTATCATTATAGTGATGAAGAACTGGATGCTTATTTGGAAGCAAATAGTTTGCCAAATGAATTTAAATATTTTGATCCAACAAAAGTGCTAGAGAATAGAGAATGTGGATTGCATTCTTAA
- a CDS encoding DUF2061 domain-containing protein — MILEQVFNRKTEKQVSDSSGENIRRSAVKTISWRIIGTLDTVLISWFITGTMTLALSIGGIELVSKMILYFFHERAWNNIKWGK; from the coding sequence ATGATTTTAGAACAGGTCTTTAACCGAAAAACAGAGAAACAAGTATCTGATTCATCAGGTGAGAATATTCGCAGAAGTGCAGTAAAAACAATAAGCTGGAGAATCATAGGAACTTTAGATACGGTTTTAATTTCATGGTTTATCACAGGTACTATGACGTTGGCATTATCTATTGGAGGTATAGAATTAGTATCAAAAATGATCTTGTACTTTTTTCATGAAAGAGCATGGAACAATATAAAATGGGGGAAATAA
- a CDS encoding AMP-dependent synthetase/ligase codes for MQKRTVFKMLNEASVTYKDNSYLSQKNDSGWDRITFSEAKERALKLASAFIELGVNAKDKVAILSEAKIDWVISEFATLYASSVIVPLSIKLLPEEVPFRVNHSGAKFFVISENTLEKVIGSWNLYENLDLKIIVLDKPSAKISEICKAANFDEKQLLFIDDLYELGVSKLEVNLKKIEENENNTQENDVVTISYTSGTTGNPKGIMLTHLNYFSNSNEAVNTFKIGELISTLIILPTDHSFAHTIGLYTALVCGISIHFVDARGGGMNALKNIPINLVEAKPNFLLTVPALTGNFINKIKDGIKSKGPFIEGIFRRGLKAGILRNGDGFTKPGTMTQVATYFNYMIAEKLIFKKLRLIFGSEIEFFVGGGALLDIKQQQFYKAIGIPVYQGYGLTEASPIISTNTPFAHKMGTSGIILNNMLCKICDENGVELPKGQRGEICIKGDNVMKGYYKNEEATKETIKEGWLFTGDLGFIDKDNFLVVVGREKALLISEDGEKYSPEEIEEAIINVSPLIEQIMIYNDHKKYTTALITLNNMHVQSFIKAHKKVDADQLLQKLKKELLAFSKQPEFKGKFPSKWIPSNFQIIKEEFSEANFLINSTLKMVRHKITIKYQDRLDIMYGKDSQNTAAEKNKEVISQMFPIN; via the coding sequence ATGCAAAAACGAACTGTGTTTAAGATGCTCAACGAGGCATCAGTTACCTATAAAGATAATAGTTATTTAAGTCAAAAAAACGATTCAGGTTGGGATAGGATCACCTTTAGTGAGGCAAAAGAAAGAGCATTAAAGTTAGCATCTGCATTTATTGAATTGGGCGTAAATGCTAAAGATAAAGTCGCTATTTTATCTGAAGCGAAAATAGATTGGGTAATTTCAGAATTTGCAACCCTATATGCAAGTAGTGTTATTGTACCACTGTCTATAAAATTATTGCCAGAAGAGGTGCCATTTCGCGTTAACCATTCTGGAGCTAAGTTTTTTGTAATCTCAGAAAATACCTTAGAAAAGGTTATTGGATCTTGGAATTTATATGAAAATTTAGATTTGAAGATTATAGTATTGGATAAGCCTTCTGCTAAAATTAGCGAAATTTGTAAAGCCGCTAATTTTGATGAAAAACAACTTCTTTTTATCGATGATTTGTATGAACTAGGTGTTTCGAAATTAGAGGTAAATTTAAAGAAAATCGAAGAAAATGAAAACAATACTCAAGAAAATGATGTTGTTACAATCTCCTATACTTCGGGTACAACAGGTAACCCAAAAGGGATAATGCTGACTCATTTAAATTATTTTTCTAATAGTAATGAAGCCGTAAATACTTTTAAAATTGGAGAGTTAATATCTACATTGATTATTTTACCGACAGATCATTCATTCGCTCATACTATTGGTTTGTATACAGCATTGGTCTGTGGTATTTCTATTCATTTTGTTGATGCTCGTGGAGGTGGTATGAATGCATTGAAAAACATACCTATTAATTTAGTGGAAGCCAAACCTAATTTTTTATTGACAGTACCGGCCTTAACTGGAAATTTTATAAATAAGATAAAGGATGGTATCAAATCAAAAGGACCGTTTATTGAAGGAATTTTTAGACGTGGTTTAAAAGCTGGAATTCTCAGAAATGGTGATGGTTTTACCAAACCAGGTACAATGACTCAGGTGGCAACATACTTTAATTATATGATTGCAGAAAAATTAATATTTAAGAAACTACGGTTAATTTTTGGGTCCGAAATTGAATTTTTTGTGGGTGGTGGTGCTTTATTGGACATTAAACAACAGCAATTCTATAAAGCGATTGGCATACCTGTGTATCAAGGATATGGACTAACAGAGGCATCACCAATCATTTCAACTAATACGCCTTTTGCCCATAAAATGGGAACATCGGGTATTATTTTAAACAATATGTTATGTAAAATTTGTGACGAAAATGGTGTCGAACTCCCCAAAGGACAACGAGGGGAAATCTGTATTAAAGGTGATAATGTGATGAAGGGATATTATAAAAATGAAGAGGCTACCAAAGAAACTATAAAAGAGGGCTGGCTCTTTACTGGCGATTTAGGCTTTATAGATAAAGACAACTTTTTAGTTGTGGTAGGTAGAGAAAAAGCATTGCTGATCTCAGAAGATGGTGAAAAATATTCTCCGGAAGAAATTGAAGAGGCTATTATTAATGTTTCTCCTTTAATTGAACAAATTATGATTTATAATGATCATAAAAAATATACCACGGCATTAATTACATTAAATAACATGCATGTTCAGTCGTTTATTAAAGCTCACAAAAAGGTTGATGCCGATCAGCTACTTCAGAAATTGAAAAAGGAATTATTAGCATTTAGTAAACAACCTGAGTTTAAAGGAAAATTCCCATCCAAATGGATTCCCTCTAATTTTCAAATCATAAAGGAAGAATTTTCAGAAGCAAACTTTCTAATCAATTCTACCTTAAAAATGGTTCGACATAAAATCACCATAAAATACCAAGACCGTTTGGATATAATGTATGGAAAAGATTCTCAAAATACAGCTGCCGAGAAGAATAAGGAAGTGATTAGCCAAATGTTTCCTATTAATTGA
- a CDS encoding RrF2 family transcriptional regulator, whose protein sequence is MLSKKTKYGLKALSYLAREKDRTPVQIATISEKENISRKFLESILLTLRKSGFLGSKKGKGGGYYLLKNPEDIKMSDVIRVLEGPIALTPCVSLNFYEKCADCVDEETCEVRHLMLEVRDSTLKIFDHKTLADLI, encoded by the coding sequence ATGCTTTCGAAAAAAACAAAATACGGACTTAAGGCTCTTTCCTATTTGGCAAGAGAAAAGGATAGAACACCAGTTCAGATTGCCACCATTTCTGAAAAGGAGAATATCTCTCGAAAATTTTTAGAAAGTATTTTATTGACTTTGCGTAAAAGTGGATTCTTAGGGTCAAAAAAAGGTAAAGGTGGTGGTTACTACTTATTAAAAAATCCTGAAGATATAAAAATGTCTGACGTTATCCGTGTTTTAGAAGGTCCCATTGCTTTGACGCCTTGTGTTAGTCTTAATTTTTATGAAAAATGTGCAGACTGTGTTGATGAGGAAACATGTGAAGTCCGTCATCTCATGCTCGAGGTAAGAGATAGTACACTAAAAATATTTGATCACAAAACACTCGCCGATCTTATTTAA
- a CDS encoding O-succinylhomoserine sulfhydrylase, with amino-acid sequence MSKQKNFETEAIRTQTERSQFLEHSNPIYLTSSFVFEDAEDMRASFAEEKERNIYSRFTNPNNSEFVDKICKMEGAEQGVAFATGMSAVFSTFAALLNAGDHIVSARSVFGSTHGLFTKFLPKWNITTSYFKIDELDKIESLITKNTKILYAESPTNPAVDILDLELLGSIAKEHNILLVIDNCFATPYLQNPIKFGADLVIHSATKLIDGQGRVMGGVTVGRADLIREIYLFARNTGPALSPFNAWVLSKSLETLAVRVDKHCENALKIAEFLESHGQVNIVKYPFLKSHPQYVLAKKQMKAGGNIVAFEVKGGVEAGKKFLNALAICSLSANLGDTRTIVTHPASTTHGKLSKEDRLETGITDGLVRVSVGLENVNDIIQDLDQALKSS; translated from the coding sequence ATGTCTAAACAAAAAAACTTCGAAACAGAAGCCATTAGAACTCAAACTGAGCGTTCACAATTTTTAGAACATTCTAATCCAATATATTTAACGTCTAGTTTTGTATTTGAAGATGCTGAAGATATGCGGGCTTCTTTTGCTGAAGAAAAAGAACGTAATATTTACAGTCGTTTTACAAATCCAAATAATTCAGAATTTGTAGATAAAATTTGTAAAATGGAAGGAGCGGAGCAAGGTGTTGCTTTTGCAACAGGTATGTCTGCCGTTTTTTCAACGTTTGCTGCGTTGTTAAATGCAGGAGATCATATTGTTTCGGCACGTTCTGTTTTTGGTTCTACTCATGGTTTATTTACAAAGTTTTTACCAAAATGGAATATTACTACGAGTTATTTTAAAATTGATGAGTTAGATAAAATTGAAAGTTTAATTACGAAGAATACAAAAATTTTATATGCCGAGAGTCCTACCAATCCAGCTGTTGATATTTTAGATTTAGAGCTGTTGGGGAGTATTGCTAAAGAGCATAATATATTACTTGTAATTGATAATTGTTTTGCCACACCTTATTTACAGAATCCTATAAAGTTTGGAGCTGATTTGGTAATACATTCTGCCACTAAATTAATTGACGGACAGGGTAGAGTAATGGGGGGAGTTACCGTGGGTAGAGCTGATTTAATAAGAGAAATTTATTTATTTGCAAGAAACACAGGGCCAGCATTGTCTCCCTTTAACGCTTGGGTGTTATCAAAAAGTTTAGAAACGTTGGCGGTTCGAGTGGATAAGCATTGTGAAAATGCTTTAAAAATTGCAGAATTTTTAGAAAGCCATGGGCAAGTTAATATAGTAAAGTATCCTTTTTTAAAGTCGCACCCGCAATATGTTCTTGCTAAAAAACAAATGAAGGCCGGTGGTAATATTGTAGCTTTTGAAGTTAAAGGAGGAGTAGAAGCTGGTAAAAAGTTTTTAAATGCTTTAGCAATCTGTTCGCTTTCTGCTAATTTAGGTGATACGAGAACCATTGTTACGCATCCTGCCTCAACTACACATGGTAAATTAAGTAAAGAAGATAGATTAGAAACCGGAATTACTGACGGTTTAGTAAGAGTTTCTGTAGGATTAGAGAATGTAAATGATATAATTCAAGATTTAGATCAAGCACTAAAAAGTAGTTAA